From a region of the Castanea sativa cultivar Marrone di Chiusa Pesio chromosome 10, ASM4071231v1 genome:
- the LOC142612690 gene encoding uncharacterized protein LOC142612690, producing the protein MRTLRTMWTTIQTLQKKSGFGWDDSLKMITCDAKTYQEEVMAHRKHADFLNKKIELYDELAIVVGKDLATGSFAKSYVDIDTEHENAESTEMVADNGEEGVMDKGKNVVESSTTGSTLSKSRKRSRAPPSDDSALTDLSDQLKEIAVALKEISRGPVDFNSLYSEVMAMAADEYSEDMLATAFDHLCENKKVARGFLAKTAKLRKLWMDSYLFTRL; encoded by the exons ATGCGTACTTTGAGGACAATGTGGACTACCATTCAAACTCTTCAAAAGAAGAGTGGGTTCGGTTGGGATGATAGCTTAAAAATGATCACGTGCGATGCGAAGACGTACCAAGAGGAAGTTATG GCGCATCGGAAGCATGCTGATTTTTTGAACAAGAAGATAGAGTTGTATGATGAGTTGGCCATTGTAGTGGGTAAGGATTTGGCCACAGGAAGCTTTGCTAAGTCATATGTTGATATTGACACAGAGCATGAGAATGCAGAGAGCACTGAGATGGTGGCTGATAATGGGGAGGAGGGTGTGATGGATAAGGGGAAGAATGTGGTAGAATCGTCCACCACTGGGTCTACACTTTCAAAGTCCCGCAAAAGAAGCCGTGCACCTCCCTCTGATGATAGCGCTCTGACTGATTTGTCTGATCAGCTTAAGGAAATTGCTGTGGCCTTGAAAGAAATCAGTCGGGGGCCTGTTGATTTTAATAGTCTTTACTCTGAGGTGATGGCTATGGCGGCGGATGAGTATAGTGAAGATATGCTCGCAACTGCCTTTGACCATCTGTGTGAAAATAAGAAGGTAGCTAGGGGATTTCTGGCCAAGACTGCTAAGTTGAGGAAGCTTTGGATGGATAGTTATTTGTTCACTCGACTCTGA